A genomic stretch from Patescibacteria group bacterium includes:
- the yihA gene encoding ribosome biogenesis GTP-binding protein YihA/YsxC gives MTAPLKSAAFLKAITGPDDELNDEKSQIAFIGRSNVGKSSLINSLTRHKGLARTSALPGRTREIILFRINKSVLFVDLPGYGYAKGSKREQEQIQLLIYWYLFQSGYAQKKVVLIVDANIGLTESDRNMLYSLKEHHKDIIVVANKIDKLKKTKIKNALEDIQNIVGREMVIPYSAKKNIGTGILMHELLT, from the coding sequence CTGCATTTCTCAAAGCAATCACAGGACCGGATGATGAGCTTAATGACGAGAAGTCTCAGATTGCATTTATCGGCAGGTCGAATGTAGGAAAGTCCTCGCTGATTAACTCACTTACTCGACATAAGGGTCTTGCACGCACGAGCGCGCTCCCGGGGCGGACGCGCGAGATTATTCTTTTTCGTATAAATAAATCAGTCCTATTTGTTGATCTTCCGGGGTATGGGTATGCAAAGGGGTCAAAGCGCGAACAAGAGCAGATCCAACTTTTGATTTATTGGTATTTGTTCCAGTCGGGGTATGCGCAAAAAAAAGTTGTGCTCATAGTCGATGCGAACATCGGACTGACCGAATCAGACCGAAACATGCTCTATAGCCTAAAAGAGCACCATAAAGATATAATTGTTGTCGCAAACAAAATCGACAAACTAAAAAAGACTAAGATTAAGAATGCGCTGGAAGATATTCAGAACATCGTTGGGCGCGAAATGGTGATTCCATATTCCGCAAAAAAAAATATCGGCACGGGAATCTTAATGCACGAGCTACTCACATAG